A single region of the Ictalurus punctatus breed USDA103 chromosome 26, Coco_2.0, whole genome shotgun sequence genome encodes:
- the rexo5 gene encoding RNA exonuclease 5, giving the protein MEEVMGFKQKRDSSASLCDAVCKKLKVNGEHDELLQDEDTPRLSRPDDQLCDRISVRDVSELLQYVMLRKHHDVKKPSWCRLHQEDRVERVHVAVFEGVAQLHFYSHYSQFKHLRSKYSTRCTLAPSSGDLLSELFNCDLSAPDASAVSSSAFHTVPPTADVGYHPVVQRYGVKKKGMSSYLLTERERIKKNFPVKGGRGFESFVCTQADDHVTDSSPLYGLDCEMCITQEGPELTRVAVVTSKGQCVLDELVKPFNTVINYCTRFSGITRSMLKDVTTRLHDVQTKVVALLPGNAVLVGHSLDNDLRALRLIHPHVIDTSLLYRKEFGQRFKLKLLAEIILKREIQSEQRGGHDPCEDAHAALDLAQYFITKGPRQVVECHLQDLWGVEPFPVNGALNGSVNTPTASSLLFGHALYKAGLPALFLGQSDALNGVSSNHLWRRHYWDSDKESVCVFRRVCQSYTLSVVQFSSLSEHLRKNPTEETHMLQQMALRLKLMCVVFVGPLPHTYTEKNIHTLLKPYGTLRSVRLLHSTHTLHAVVEFQHLEGAQLALQSLPSLQVQDTVIKLQRPVNELTLDLEASLAELQNDIQNSHMIYVCGLSWRHHHHDDLLKAFSAFGPICDITPARGSGKCPRHRHIKFVSSDSACAALSSVVHMGNRKLNMCRILTPPHMHTWTHTNPVTMETNREAAGSDERTGSEEAEPAGLTCAQDGGLQRVMRGLDRNVGRMFRALERHTLSIVILPGIIRDKVEYPGLCFIQVKQD; this is encoded by the exons ATGGAGGAAGTGATGGGCTTTAAACAGAAACGAGACTCCTCTGCATCCT tgtgtgatGCGGTGTGTAAGAAGTTGAAGGTGAATGGAGAACATGATGAACTCCTACAG GATGAGGACACGCCCCGTCTCTCTCGTCCTGATGATCAGCTCTGCGACAGGATCAGCGTGAGGGACGTGTCCGAGTTACTGCAGTATGTCATGCTGAGGAAACACCATGATGTGAAGAAAcccag TTGGTGTCGTCTCCATCAGGAGGACAGGGTGGAGAGGGTGCACGTGGCCGTGTTCGAGGGCGTGGCCCAGCTCCACTTCTACTCACACTACTCTCAGTTCAAACACCTCCGCTCCAAGTACAGTACT AGATGTACCCTAGCGCCCTCCTCAGGCGACCTCCTGTCCGAACTCTTCAACTGTGACCTCTCAGCTCCTGACGCCTCAGCCGTGTCTAGTTCAGCGTTCCACACAGTGCCCCCTACAG ctgacgTGGGGTATCACCCCGTGGTTCAGCGCTACGGTGTGAAGAAGAAAGGGATGAGCAGCTACCTGCTGACTGAGCGGGAGAGGATTAAGAAGAACTTCCCTGTGAAAG GTGGGCGGGGCTTCGAGTCGTTTGTCTGTACGCAGGCTGATGATCACGTGACCGACAGCAGCCCTCTGTATGGTCTGGACTGTGAGATG tgtatcACACAGGAAGGTCCAGAGCTGACCCGTGTTGCCGTGGTGACCAGCAAGGGTCAGTGTGTATTAGACGAGCTGGTGAAACCATTTAACACCGTCATCAACTACTGCACCAG GTTCTCAGGGATCACTCGCTCCATGCTGAAGGATGTAACAACACGACTTCATGACGTCCAGACGAAAGTCGTGGCTCTGTTGCCAGGAAACGCAGTGCTGGTTGGCCACTCCCTCGACAACGACCTGCGCGCCCTCAGA ctgatccACCCACACGTGATTGACACGTCACTGCTCTACCGCAAAGAGTTTGGACAAAGATTCAAGCTGAAGCTGTTAGCTGAGATCATTCTGAA gagggagATTCAGAGTGAACAGAGGGGAGGTCATGACCCATGTGAGGATGCGCATGCTGCTCTGGACCTCGCTCAATATTTCATCACCAAGGGACCGAGACAG gttgtTGAATGTCATCTTCAGGATCTTTGGGGAGTTGAGCCTTTTCCTGTGAATGGAGCTCTGAATGGATCAGTAAACACACCCACTGCAAG ttctCTCCTGTTTGGACACGCCCTTTACAAGGCCGGCCTACCGGCTCTATTTCTTGGCCAATCAGATGCACTTAATGGTGTCTCCTCCAATCATCTGTGGCGCAGACATTACTGGGACTCTGATAAGGAG agtgtgtgtgtgtttcgacGTGTGTGTCAGTCGTACACTCTCAGTGTGGTCCAGTTCTCATCACTCTCAGAACATCTGAGGAAAAATCCAACAGAAGAAACACACATGCTGCAGCAg atggCATTGAGGTTAAAACtgatgtgtgtggtgtttgtgggTCCGTTGCCACACACTTACACAGAgaagaacatacacacactgctgaagCCCTACGGTACGCTGCGCTCAGTCAGACTACTGCACAGCACACACAcg CTGCACGCTGTAGTAGAGTTTCAGCATTTAGAAGGAGCTCAACTCGCTCTGCAGTCTCTCCCCAGTCTCCAAGTACAGGACACTGTGATAAAG ctgcaGCGTCCAGTGAACGAGCTGACTCTGGATCTGGAAGCATCTCTTGCTGAACTACAGAACGACATCCAGAACAGTCACATGATCTATGTTTGTGGGTTGTCATGGCGACACCATCACCACGACGACCTTCTAAAGGCTTTTAGTGCATTTGGTCCCATTTGCGACATCACGCCTGCCAGAGGTTCTGGGAAATGTCCAAGGCACAGACACATCA agtttgtcAGCTCTGACAGTGCTTGTGCGGCCCTCAGCTCAGTGGTGCATATGGGAAACAGGAAGTTAAACATGTGTCGCATTCTCACGccaccacacatgcacacctggacacacacaaaccctgttaccatggaaacaaACAGAGAGGCAGCAGGTTCGGATGAGCGGACAGGAAGTGAGGAGGCGGAGCCTGCAGGACTCACCTGTGCACAG GATGGAGGGCTCCAGCGCGTGATGCGGGGATTGGACAGGAACGTGGGGAGAATGTTCAGAGCGCTGGAGAGACACACTCTCAGCATCGTCATCCTCCCGGGGATTATAAG agACAAAGTGGAATATCCTGGCCTCTGTTTCATTCAGGTGAAGCAGgactag